The genomic region gacTGGGATGTCTGATGCATGCATGCGTCCATCCTTTCATGCATGCGGTGTCTGtgttctctcactctctgttaAGCTGTTTAGCTAATATTTGCCTATTGACTTGACAGTGTACATATTACCCTGCCTTGGTGACCTCTTAGCAggacatgtatgtgtgtgagagtagATCGATTCATACAGTGGGCTCCCCCATCCTTGTTGTTAGTATTCAGCAGTTTGGCTGAGCAGGGTGGGAGCAGGTGATAAGCTGCTATAGGCCAGTGAAACCATTCCAGCAAGAGTTGTGACCCTACTTCAGCAGGACTGATTATATCTTTCCCAGGGCTGCTAGGTCTGGCAATCGAGCCTACACTACAGCCTGAAACATATCACCCCAGACTGAGATCACAGCAGCCATGTTCGAGATAATAATAGCCAGTGAGCAAACAGTGGGAATGGCAACAGCGTTGTTTTCAAAATTCTGTTCATcctttaaaatgtgcttttgaTGAGTTATATTTAAAACTGTACATTCCTGCATCTTCATGGCTAAGCCAGACTCCTGTcacatttagaaatgtttctgtaaACTTTAGATTAAACATAGCTTTAATCGGCTTCTTTGGCCTATTTTTAAGCTAATttaactattttatttataattgtaCAATTTCACATGATGAGTGCACAGAGAGTTTTTGATAACCTTCCACCTTTACAAACAGAAGAGCAAAATATtaatggaaaacacacacacaaaccatttTTCCCGAGCAGCCTGGAGATGTGGGGCAGGTGACCTGCTTGTGAGAGACTTGCCATGTGTTGCATGGAAAAGAGAGCTTTTGGTCCTGTAGGTCCATATGCCCTCAAGCTCCAACAATCCTCCGTCCGCTTCCCCCTTAGACTTACACACAAGCATGCTTCTCTCTATCAAAGCAGGCTGCACCCCCACCCCCGGCGCACGCTCTTGATAACTGACAGCAGCTGCATTGATGAGCACAATGCACGGGCCAAGGCAGCTCAGCTGGCCTCACTCCCCACTTGACACTGGTTTGACCTCTGGCATGTGAGTCTTCCTCCCCGAAAGATGCTCTTCCTATAGCCTGACACAGTCTGTCTATCTCCTTTacccacactcacacagacagaagcacGACACACACCCAGAAACGGGTGCATCCTGAGGTTAGCTGGGTCAATTAAATTCAAACCAAGGATAAATGATTTGTAAATCATGTACAGATAAGGAATTAATGGACAATAGAGTTAGCAGCAGTGCTGCTTTCATTTTCACGTAAAAAAGTACTCACAGCAAGCATCCGTAGGTGTTTCTTCCAATGACCCATAGTAAGGAAGTAATTCTCAAGCAATCTTTATTTCATTACTGCCTTTGAAAAACCAAGTCACACTGTGCTTCACAGGTGAACATAAAATATAATACCAAAAGTTGCATAACTGGTGAAGCattgagaaaataaacaaagattttgaataaaaaagaataaaaccatAGTTTCAAGGAGTTGTTATGTACACTTCTTGCCATATACTCATACATACTTCCATATGCGCACAAGGAGCATCAGCAGTGTATCCAGTACGAGTGAGCATGAAAGGCTTGTAATAGCTCACCTCCCTAGGGGACTGATGACACCAAGGAAACCAAACAGAAGCTGATGGTATGACAGAAGAGCTGGGGAGGGCGTGCTCATCGCTTCCCCTCCACCATTGTGCTCCTTTACAACTTTACAAAATAGCCTTTTAATTTGCTGCAGCGTCTGGGGTGTCTGAATTGTGCCAGCATCAATCACCATCATCACCAGGGCCGTAGGCACTCCGTCCCTTGGGCCCTCTCACTGAACGGCCCCCAAGGCAGATCACTCTGTCTTCCCTCATACAGGCTAGGTTTCCCAATCTGTGCGATTGCTTGCACTACCTCACAATCATGCAAACAATGTGATGCTGTTTGAACCCTAACATTTGCTCCACTCGACATCACTCAAATTTTGACCAGCCTTTGATACTCCAGTGTTGTGCATGAGAGGAAAAAATCTAAATACAAATGACACTGGCTTGAGCATGAGATTTCATTGGTTAGTTTTCACTGGTTTTTACTTTAAGAAAATCTATcaaatttctctttttccaaaaaaaacaaaacaaaagagaatatttacattacattaatatatatatagactaTTTTTTCTATAAGGCTTCAAGATTTGGCTTGTGAAATTACCCCCATGGTGGAAAATGATATATCAAGACAGTGCCAGGGTAAAACACACTTCTCtgggtttgttttgggggtttttgtttttcttttaagtatTTGAGGTTAGTTGGTTAAAACTAGAGAAGGTACTTTAACAGAAActgataataaacattttttaaactgtttaaagaTCAGTCCTTCATGAAACCTGGCTTGTTAGGCATGTTAGGGATAGAGCCTGATACAAAAACCTAATAATACCTCCTCCTACACAATGTTCAGTTTGGGTGCAAATGATTCAAAGAAGTGTTGGCTCAGATCGGGATTTCTTACGTGGTTTACTAATATACATGCATGGCTGATGGAAaagttcttatatagtgcttgaTATGTGTTGTACATgtcttatttactttttctaaGTCCAAGTGTTTTGCTGCAGTACCCTAACCTATCAAGGTGAACTAACAAATAGAGATGCCTTTTTAGTAACAGACTGCAGTATCGTGATTGGATTAAACTTAAATTGTCCACAGAAGACAAGAAGGGCATTAGGAGAGGGATTTCATCTGctactagtgtgtgtgtgtgtgtgtgtgtgtgtgtgtgtgtgtgtgtgtgtgtgtgtgtgtgtgtgtgtgtgtgtgtgtgtgtgtgtgtgtgtgtggtgtgcttGTAGTTTTTATTACCTTAAAGCGTTGCAGACCTATATAGGTTTTTATGTTTCTATCTATTATATTAAGTATATTGACTCTACATGTAATGAAATGTTCTATATAAAATAGAACTGACATTGACACTGACAATTATGTAGACTGAGACAGCTTCTCTTTGTTGTTCTAATAAATGTCAGCTGAGTAGTGTAAATGTTCAGTTAGGCTGTTGAGCTAAGTTTCACAACTTTGGAATTGTTCTTTTAAACTAAGCCTGTCCATCCatattctcttctgcttatccttgtcagggtcacaggggtggggctgaagcctatcccagctaccatagggcaagTGGCAGGGTATAGCCTGTCCAGATCGCCAGCCTGACGCATGGCTAACATAGACAGATGCACaatcgcactcacattcacacctacgggCAATTTAGAACCACCAAATAACCTAATCCCActgactgcatgtctttggactgtgggaggagacGATATCCCCCATAGAACTCACACAGACACGAAGAGAACATGCCCGCTCCACACAGATAGGTCCTGGAAAGGTGGTGGAGtggaactcaggaccttcttgctgtgatttattgaaTTCATTGACAGATGGACGGTTGGCTAGAGTCCATCTCTTCTTAACTGAACTCTACATATAATCCCTGTTCTAGTGCTAAGGCCAGGCAGTTATCATGATGTCACTTATGAGCTGTTCTGACTGAACAAAGCAGACCATTAAGCACCATTCAGCATAGGTACCAAAATGGTAAAGTTATCCCGCTTCACATTAGGAATCTCTTTAATCTGCAGATATGCTTGTCATGCCTTATTGTGTGCTGCATagtattttctttctgtctgtcacttCCCATTCTGCCACTGCCTAGTCAGTTTTAATTGACTTTAATTAGCATCTAgtaattaattttgttttctacAAATTATTTGTATGAGTGGTCCCAGTGGGTGGCCTTGTTCATCTCGTTAGGGCCAATTAGCTGCAATTAACAACCACTAATGACTTGCTTTTTTCATTCCAAAACAAACAGTGCACACCCTGGCAGATTCcaacactgcacagagacctcttGTGTGTATAAGTGGTGCTGGGGCCAAATGATGGGCCAGGCCTCTAATCAACACCTTCCCTGGAGAAACCAAACTCACTAAGGAAACATGTATCCAGCTTCCAGCTTCCCTCTGGTCTTTTTGTTGTCAGCCACTATTACACCAAAGCTTCTGGGAGCAAACTTACTAACAGAATAAACTTATGAGAAATCTTTATTTAGTTTAACAGTTCAAAACTTGTGAAAACTAATTTATTGTTGAGTGGGtgcttatttttgcttttaaaataataataaaagtaataataataaatcacatACTTACAGTGCCACTGAGAGACTGTCCTTTCTGCACTGTGACTACGTCTTACTTGCAATGTTTTGAGGCCATCTTCGTATATGGTTTTGTGTAAAGTGTAAGGCCTGATGAGTGAATCAGCTGATAAATTCATAATTTAAAACACATCCTCTTAATTAATCAGCATTTACAGTTTATCAATAAGACCACAGCCTGAAAATAGTGATAACGATTCACGATATGCTACAAATCTGCTTTATGCACACAATTCTAGCATTAGATAGGCCCTTTAATCCCTTGATTTTAATTCCGTACACTAAGTAAATGTGTACATAGTTTGAGTTTGTTCACTGAATCAATAATAACCCCCTACTCCCCATCACAATTCTGCTTGATTGACTGGTTGTCAATAACTGAGATCCACATTAGTTGTTCTAAAAGCAGAATTTTAAAGTAATGACTTTAAGTGTCAAAGAAAATGTGGATAAAAATGACTGATAAAATTGCGAGTTGTAAAACGTCAGGCGTGATGTGACCTTgctcaaaaagaagaaaaaaggcaagAGAAAATCCGAAGTGTGGCTTTAAAAacgaaatgtttttttttttaaagaagaagttgttttttttaatcttcaaacaatatatatatatatatatatatatatatatatatatctcaaccTACATATCGGGACATCGGATATCAGGGCCCAGCAGAACCCGAAGCTTGTATGAGAAAATGCGCTATCTTCGTCCCCAGTGTACCAACATGGTGAGATAGCATCTATAAGAGGCAGCCTATCGCCACAGATTATAACCATTAGTGTTCCCAGTCATTTCAATGCAATGAAGAATAATGCAGGGCCACAGCGTCGGTCTGTGTGAAAAGACTGTGTTGAGCACGTCCTCTCCCCACAGCCTTCTGCTGGGATAGACCTGCTGATCATTTGTCACCTGCCACTGCTTCAGTCAGACTTATTCTCCGGCCTTTTCCAAAGGAAATCATTTATTCACGTGACATTATCACGGCCTCTCAGCACTCTATTCTACAGAGGAAATGTATATCAGTCATAAAAAAGACTATTATTGTAAAGTGAACCACTTtccttattattttatattatttattcgTAActataatttcttttaaatattagtttgagcttttctttttagtttgcGGTGTTAACATTAGACATCCGTCACTAAAATCTGCTTTtagaaaatttatttttaacaattttccaagaaataaaaaggctttaaaacataTTGAGGTTTCCTGTAGTTTTTACCGCCACATTtctatttccttttattttattttgtaaccaTGATGCTTCACCTCTGTAACTTAAATAGTTATTTGTGGCGGACTGAAATGAAATCCCCTCATCCTCCACCCCTGAAGCTGACGTCACAGGTTTGTTAATAGGCAATAGGCTGAGCTCCGCTAGGTGAGCTCATTACAGCGTCTCTCTCAGAGAGAGCTCGTCAGAGGCAAAATGGGACACATATGACCACACTAAGCGCACAGACAGCATTTTATTGTTGTTCGTTCTTCTTCTCCACTTTAGCCAACTGCGGATTTTTCGCAGTGaatgattttaatatttatgaatagctttctttttttttatgtcctgAAATCGCACACCTCGGATCATCTTCACGGCCCGCTATGATCTCCAGTCAGTGattattatatatacatattttttttaaataccagtTTGTCTTCAACTGCTGATCTTTCATTTGGAGCAAAAGACTGAATTTGGATTGTTGCCCTGtggaacaaaaaaatcaaacaaaaacaactactTTTACTCTCACTGATGGCGACCTAATCGATGCGAATAATTCGGATGAGCTGGATCTTTTGGATTATATGCACTAAAGCGAATCCATATCTAGGTGAGCGGGAcggaagagaagaggaagagttGATTTCGCACTCGCACACTGGAGCGGGAATAAGTCTAGACAATGCTTCAGTGTGCCAGCTGTGAAAAACCTATTCTCGATAGGTTCTTGCTCAAAGTTTTGGACAGACCGTGGCACATCAAATGCGTCCAGTGCTGCGACTGCAAATGTAGTTTGACAGAGAAGTGTTTTTCTCGAGAAGGGAAACTGTATTGCAAGAATGATTTCTTTAGGTAAGAATTGACAGTGTTTGTGGTTTAGTATTTATAGAaaaggtttgggttttttttagtcaGTTAAAAACAGGTTAAAAATGCATTCCAGTGGTTGCAACTAACCATCTGTTTTTATACAATGGACACGCCTGtctgctgttattttatttcctcGTCTtatctttctcttctctcttttcgtttaattctcagttttctgtcttctttgaaAGTGAAGCTAACCCTAACTGCTCGTGTGATTATTATGATGGAAAATATCTTACAATTGTACCTAATATTTGTGTTTAGCCTGTTTAGTTAGACAGCTGCATTTTTACTTTCTGCTCAAATCTTACAGTTGTGAAAAACTGACTGTGGTAATTTCACTGACTACAACACACTAAGTTTCCGGTAGTTTGAATGGGGGGTTGTTttgtaaaaacaacacaaacttgtCAAAACTGGGCCTAAAGTCATAGCAGGTGTAAAGGTGTTCTCCTAGATTAAGACCAACATATCACGTCTGTGCCGAAACTTTTCCCTGACTTTGGTTCTCCCTCTTGAACAGGAAATTTGGAACCAAGTGCGCTGGATGCGCGCAGGGGATTTTACCCAGTGATCTAGTCCGCAGAGCCAAGAGCAAAGTGTTTCACCTGAACTGTTTCACCTGTGTGATGTGTAACAAACAGCTGTCCACCGGAGAGGAACTGTATATCCTGGACGAATTCAAGTTCGTTTGCAAAGAGGACTATGAAAACAACTCTGGGAAAGACACAATCCTCCTTTCAggtgatttattattattattattattattattattaattattattattattattattattattattattattattattattattatttagtgtaggctattttatttattttttaaaaaagattccTGAGGTGCACCTTTCATAAATATTTAGCCTAGAGTAGTGGCATTTTCTGATTGTCTTATTCTGATTACAGTAACGACGTGCAGCGATCCAAGTCTGTCTCCGGACTCTCAGGACCCGCAGGACGACGGGAAGGAGTCAGAAAACGGGCATTTATCGGATAAAGACACGTGCAGCAACGAGAACGACGAGCAGAGCGCCGTCGGAAAACGACGCGGGCCTCGGACCACTATAAAAGCCAAGCAGCTGGAGACCCTGAAAGCGGCTTTTGCGGCCACACCGAAGCCCACCAGGCACATCAGAGAGCAGCTGTCAAGGGAGACGGGTCTCAACATGAGAGTCATCCAGGTAAAAGCAACaaatatagaaaaagaaaaaaaaaaccccagataaCTATaagtttactgtttttttattcatacacagactcacacaaagTGACAGTAACACAATCACCAAGGCACTAGTGTTACAGAGAATAAAGCCTTTGATGTAGGCAACTCAACAAAGCAATGTGGCTGGTGGCGCTTGCAAGCACCCACGTACAATATATGCTCtgctgattttcattttttccccccgcCTCTCATTTGGGGTTTTCCTTAATCTGTGCGCCCAGTGCGTCCCTAACATCACAGAGAACTCATGATGCCCATGGGCATTTTAAAAGGccccctaataataataataaaaatcgtGTCGCACGGATACATCTTGAATGCTAATTTAAAAATgctataaattatatttttagtgacctaaaaagttaatttttgtgtcttttctcaTCAACTAAAACCTTACCCCAATTTACAAAGACCTCGTCATTATTTTGGGTTGATTTATTTCTAATCATCGTCTTCCAAATCATCCAACTGCAATTTGTCGCCCTTATTTCAAAAAGCTGTTGGCCACACTTCATAATTCATGCTCTTTGTTTTTGAACTGCTGTCTTAAAGGTTTGGTTCCAAAATCGGAGGTCCAAAGAGAGACGTATGAAACAGCTGAGCGCTCTAAGCGCTCGGAGACACGTGTTTTTCCGCAACCCGAGGAGAATGAGAGGCCTGGGAGAGAGAGTGGAACCAGGAGAGCTTGGACACTTTTCTTATTATGGAGGTGAGCTATATAAAATAATGATTAAGATTTAGTGTTTTAAGACTGTCACAtcataaacaaacagataaataagCAAATATGGTACAAAGTATCTATGCTTCTTCAGGTTGATGCATTAGCTGTAATCAATAAAATGAACCTTATACAATCTTATAATCAATGCTGTTTTTGACCAAATTGTAAAAATTCAAGATACATAAAAAAGCCACTACTATTCTTTCTTTAAATTCTGACACAATGCACTAATCCTTATGTTCATATGAGTGCAGAATATCCTGGTGAATACTATGGCTCAGGAGGGAATTATGAGTACTTTCAAGGCCCACCATTATCGCAAGCACAGACTCCAGCAGACCTGGGCTTTGTGCCCTCCACAGTCCCGGCTGGCACTCCACTAGGAGCCATAGACCACCATCATCCTGGGCACCACTGTCCCGGAGAGGTTCAGTGTTTCTCTGATACATTATCTCATCATCCCGTGGACTCACCAAGTCCGGAGCCCAATGGACCAAGTTCAATTCACAGCATCTCCAGTGAAATGTGTGGCCCCAGCACGCCCTTCACCACTGTTTCTCTCAGTGACAACGGATACACCAACCAGCTGTCACAGCCCTCTTCAGAAATGAGTGAAGGCACTGTTTGGTAATCAGGCTAAGACCGAAATACTACAAATGCAGTTTGAAGGCAAACCCTTAActttatttcatatatcagctatttatttataattatttatgaatatttatttatttattgtatttcattatgctttttttatttttatgttggtTATTTATTGACGGGCCACGTATTAGATAGTTTGGAATAATCTGTGTGAATTGGCTCGTTAATAGGTTCGCAGTGCTGGGCCTCACTGACTAAgcaataaacaaatacattaaTACTGCTGAATCGTATTTTAGTGTTTACAAAACCTTTTCCGtcatgtacagtactgtgcaaaggttttaAGCACATTTAATGCTTATATTCTTTATCCATTATACAAGAATATCAACTGGCCATAAGCCCATTCTGTATTCAGTTTTTTGGCCCATGCTAGCTGGAATAGACAGTTAAGAAGATGGATGTATGGATGGACAAGGCAATGGATATCCCCAAACATTCACACAGAGTCATAAAGAACTTCAGTGACAAGAACTACAAGGAGTTCTGCAAGATGCTATGGCCCACAGAGATCCCTCGTCTCATTGTGCTGTATTTATATCAGTCTAAGATAGCAAGAAGCGATGGAAACAACTGAGACCAGCCTAAATGCAAAGAAGAATTGTGACCATACATTCAAAATGgctgggagaaagaaaaaaaagagtaccCTGATAAGCAATGGTAAGTGCACCCATAAGAATCTgtgctttttaaaggaaaatggtCATACTCAGTATTaatttgaaactttttttctgcttagtGCACTTTATGCAAAGTTAATTGATAAAATGTCAGATTTCAATGTCATTTCtaaaaacattcacattttgATATGTTTAaaatttgcacagcactgtatatgATGAAACTGACCTTAAAATTCAAATGTGAACTGTgtgattgtatttgttttatcacctttcagtgtttcagCCAACTTACAAATTCCAAGTATGAGTTTGTGTGTAATATTCATGTTCATGTATTACACATGAACCACCCGCTGGTTACAGATCATGAACGTGATACATCTGACCAAAAACATTTCTCAGGACTGCGGAAACattgcattgttttttgtttcgcTACACCTTTCTTATGAATAATTTGCTGTTTAGCAtgtgtttgccttcaaagtattGCCATTTTAATCTGAACATTTACATGAGTAGAAAATGATTTGACTGTGACATGATATGAGTCCAACCTGACAGTATGTATAATAATGGGCAATAATGGACGGAAGAGTCAATTGTTTATGTGACACTCAAGTGTTCAGAGGGTTGATTTTGAgttgttttaaacattttcattctGGCATTAAATGAAATGCcagaatgaaataaatgaaattaaatggcAACCCATTTAATGCTACTATTTCACTATGCTATTTTGCATACCtcaaaaaaaactgaaaacacaataaactgtTGCCAAATGAAAGGACATCGCAAACCCTGCCATTTcagttgtaaaaaaaacaaaaaacacctctAAAGACTTAAACGGcttttgtctttaaaatgtcaaattatttATAACGATAGTATTTCACTTTTCCACAGACGACTTTTTTTCCATGAGATACTTGACCTTTCTTATCCGGTTTGTGAAACAGGCATCACAATGCTGTATAATAAAAGTCCTATTGATGATTGTTATTTGTTTATCACTTTTGGGGGAAATGATGGGAATTCCTTTTTCAGTCTTTCCTGATTTTGTGAATGTTTATTGAACAGGGATTTGTTAACATGTATGTAATCTTTTGAGATTTTTAAATAGACCAAAAAGATTACCAGAGGGAATCCTTTTAGTgtacaaatgtgcatttaaaatatttttgttgtcCTTTAATAAACACACTCTTATGGAGTCTGATGAAGAAGCCAAAGTGTCAGCAACTGCTTAAAAACTGCTGCAAGATTAGAAATAAGTTCTAAATAACATCAGCAACAATGCATAACCGCTAAAAGAGTTCAGCTCAAAAGTACTTGTATATTTATAACAGACATTGTAAATTTGCTTAGCTTAATCTGTTACATTGATTATGAAGAGCTACTCATTGCCATAATTTACTGTTCTGCTAAATCGGGAAAATTATGACTAAGTGAAATTCTAGGAGGAAATACAAAACGTCTCTTTGAAACTCTACTATAGATTCACCAAAATCAGAGCTGTtgtgctaatgtgtttataGCAACATTATCTAATTGGCATTGTCAATATATGAACATCTTCTTTCCCCCGGTTATGTTCAGTGAGCCTAAGCGACATTTCAAAGACACAATGTTTAAGTAGAAAGTTATCAACTCACAttacatactgtatatatgtTGGTTTTTCCTTGTGTTATGCAAAGGAGCTTCATAAAATCTTTGGCACTTGTTACTTTGCTAGGTGTTTTCTTGATAATTCAAGAGCTGCAAGCACGTATTTGGATTCGCCGGCAATAAACAATGAGCCTTTCTCCAATGCCAGCTAAGTGACATGTTGCAACATTAACAGGCTAACGACAGAGTGACTATTTTCAAGCCAGGGAAAGGTGAGAGCATCATAAAAGGGGACAGGACGCTGCATAGTGGATCAGTAAGCAGTGAAGCGGGAGACTGAA from Astatotilapia calliptera chromosome 10, fAstCal1.2, whole genome shotgun sequence harbors:
- the LOC113030507 gene encoding LIM/homeobox protein Lhx1-like; translated protein: MLQCASCEKPILDRFLLKVLDRPWHIKCVQCCDCKCSLTEKCFSREGKLYCKNDFFRKFGTKCAGCAQGILPSDLVRRAKSKVFHLNCFTCVMCNKQLSTGEELYILDEFKFVCKEDYENNSGKDTILLSVTTCSDPSLSPDSQDPQDDGKESENGHLSDKDTCSNENDEQSAVGKRRGPRTTIKAKQLETLKAAFAATPKPTRHIREQLSRETGLNMRVIQVWFQNRRSKERRMKQLSALSARRHVFFRNPRRMRGLGERVEPGELGHFSYYGEYPGEYYGSGGNYEYFQGPPLSQAQTPADLGFVPSTVPAGTPLGAIDHHHPGHHCPGEVQCFSDTLSHHPVDSPSPEPNGPSSIHSISSEMCGPSTPFTTVSLSDNGYTNQLSQPSSEMSEGTVW